One genomic segment of Scylla paramamosain isolate STU-SP2022 chromosome 11, ASM3559412v1, whole genome shotgun sequence includes these proteins:
- the LOC135105263 gene encoding uncharacterized protein DDB_G0271670-like — protein sequence MCQLQTVPFTWWVVSDGITSEKKKKSSSSSSSSSSSSSSSSSSSSSSSSTSSSSSSNSSRSSNNSSSSNSRIEAVAIVVEVVVVVVKNNTKSSSSSNSINSSSRSKKNPKSSSNSSSNSSSSSKTSSISSESSSTSRSSSSSNSSSSSSSSSSSSKSNSNSCSSSSSSSSSSSSSNTSSSSNSNSSSSSSSSNSSSSSSSSSSSSSSSSSSSSSSSSSSTEVVVVLVVVATPVAEAVLLIEVVIVTVIPAQVVGVVAVVVVVVVVVVVVVLVPVVFVIVAAAAAVVVVVVVIVVKVATAAIVIVEVIVVIVAAAAATVVVLVIVVVVVVIVAEAAV from the exons ATGTGTCAGCTTCAGACGGTTCCCTTCACCTGGTGGGTGGTTAGTGATGGAATCACATCTG aaaaaaaaaaaaaaagtagtagtagtagtagtagtagtagtagtagtagtagtagtagtagtagtagtagcagcagcagtagtagtactagtagtagcagtagtagtaatagtagcagaagcagtaataatagtagtagtagtaatagtagaatagaagcagtagcaatagtagtagaagtagtagtagtagtagtaaaaaataataccaagagtagcagcagcagcaatagtattaacagtagtagtagaagtaagaaGAATCCCAagagtagtagcaacagtagtagtaatagtagtagtagtagtaaaactagcagcattagtagtgaaagtagcagtactagtagaagtagtagtagtagtaatagtagtagtagtagtagtagtagtagtagtagtagcaagagcaatagtaatagttgtagtagtagtagtagtagtagtagtagtagtagtagtagtaatactagcagcagtagcaacagcaatagtagtagtagtagtagtagtagcaacagcagcagcagcagcagcagcagcagcagcagcagtagtagtagtagtagtagtagtagtagtagtagtagtagcagcacagaagtagtagtagtactagtagtggtagcaacaccagtagcagaagcagtattactaatagaagtagtaatagtaacagtaataccAGCAcaagtagtaggagtagtagcagtagtagtagtagtagtagtagtagtagtagtagtagtactagtacctgttgtttttgtaatagtagcagcagcagcagcagtagtagtagtagtagtagtaatagtagtaaaagtagcaacagcagcaatagtaatagtagaagtaattgtagtaatagtagcagcagcagcagcaacagtagtagtattagtaatagtagtagtagtagtagtaatagtagcagaagcTGCAGtataa